TTTCTTGTCACCGCTGGACGTGGTAATAACATTGGCAATCTGCCTAAAGATATTCTCCTCCTCCAGTGCTTCCACAAGAGTACGCTCAAAGTCGTCGGGAACAAGATATCCACCTTCGGTGTCCTCTCCAATCTGCAGCGCGTTGTGTACGTCATATTTGCGCCTGCCGCGCATCATGTTCCAGAAAGACTGCCTGTACTCATCGCTGGTACGTCCGGTTTTTTCATTGTTGCCAGATATGGAAGTGGGTTTGGGTTGACCCCCTAATTTTAGAGTCACACACTCTTATTCAATGATTCCCTTAGACTTACATTTTTTTATCTGCCAGAGGCACCACCATTACCACCCCTAAAATTATCTACACCGGGAAGGTGCCAATCAAGGGTAAAGGCTTCGCCGCCGCTGTCGCGTCCCCTTGACAGGCACCTTCCCGGTGTAGGGTGTAGCAATTAGGCGGTAATGGGGAAAAATATTATACCTTTACAACAAATGGCTTAATCTCTCCTGCAGTCATCTGCTGATTGAATTCAAAGGGAGAAAGGTCATAGAGACTGCCATGGATTCTGCTCTGATTGTAAAACTCCATGAATTCTCTAACTTTTTTATAAGCTTCCTGATAGCTCCTAAATTCATGCCTGCTGAAGCACTCACGTTCTAGTATGGAGTGGAAAGATTCAATATGAGCATTTTTATTGGGTGTTTTGGGTGGAATTCGTTCATGTTCGATTTTATAGGTTTCACAAGCATCCTCAAAAACATGGCTAATAAATTGTGGCCCATTATCTGTACGAATTACAGGGCGTTGTTCTTTATCTAAGAGCTTTCTTTTCCACAATGCTCTTTGAATTAATTGTGCTGCATGTTTTCCTTCACAGGATAACCCAATATGGTAGTCAATTAGTATGCGATCATATATATCTAAGATTCCCATGAAATAAAAGAACCGATCTTCACCTTGAATATAACCGTATTTAATATCTATTTCCCATAGTTGGTTAGGAGCAGATACTTTGCGATTAATTGCAATCCTTCGTGGATGACTAATAGAAACCCGACGTTGGGGTGAAAGAATATCAAGTTCCTTACATAGACGATAAACTTTCTTTTTATTTATCGCTAGCTGATGTTTTCTTCTTAAGCATGTAGTTAGCTTTCGGTATCCATAAACGCTTTCATCGCCAGATATTAATTCTAACAGCCATTCTTTAATCTCTAGATCACTGACACGGCGCTGGTCTTTTGTCCAGGAGTATCCTGGAATTGGCCGACCGCCTTGATTTGTACGTGGATTTTGGGGAACCTGACCTTTTTTCTTTCTGTGGTAATAGGTAGACTCACTGATCTCCAGAGTATCCAGTACGAAGGCTTTTGCATATCCCCGGGCAATCCAATTGTCGGCTATTTCAAGTTTGTCTTGAAGCCCGGGTTGGACTTTTTTAGCAAATCGGTTAAAATGGCAATCTTCAAGTCCTTTTCCCCAAGAAGTTGCTTTAATTGATTATTCTCTTTCTCCATTTCGCGAAATTCTTGGGGGGAAGGAACATAGGCTTGCATCTTCTTTGCTTCATCAGGAGCTTTTTCCCAAGAAGAATATTTAGATTCTCGAACCCATCGACTCAGGGTTCTATCATTAATACCATGCCTCTTGGCAACTTGTACAACGCTACCTGCTTCTTTAACTTCCCGAACCAGCTGATCCTTCAATTCTTTAGGATATCTCTTTCTTTGCATAATTATCTCCTCCGCACTTATTATTTTACCTCAATAAGAGTGGAGGACTCAAATCTGGTTAGGGGGCTAAATAGCCATTGCATGTAAGTGCTATAGTTGATACCTTTAGATGCGCACCACTCCTTGGCAGTCATGGCACTTTTGCGGCATTCTTCAACCAGTGCCCTTTTATCCGAATTGGTCAAAGAAAAATACCTCCTTTTACTTTAGTACATGGAGGTATTGTCTCATAGTTTTTTAATGCTGGCGAGGCACCCGAAGATTAAGCGCTTACTATGTATTGAAATGATATTGAAAAAGACATAAAAAACTCGGGATCCTGATGTGGAAAAACCGAGTTTTTAATGAGTTTTATATTGAAAAAGCAAATGTTTATTTTGACAGTATTGGTGGTGAAGTTAGCAAGAGTTTATTTTGGTTGCCAAGAGATTAATATTTATCTACACCACCCTAGACATCCACGCCACACACTCAACGTGCCCCGTCCAGGGGAACATATCCACCGGTTGCACCTGTAATGTTTGATAGCCCATCCCAGCCAATATTCCCAAATCCCGGGCCAGGGTGGCTGGGTCGCAAGATACATAGACAACCTTGGGAACTGCTGCCTCTTCTATGGCCTGTAATACCTCCCTTGCACAGCCTTTGCGGGGTGGATCAAGGACTACCAGGTCCGGTTTTAATCCCCTTGCCACCATCTGGGGTAGTAGTTTTTCAACCGGTCCAGTGTGGAATTCGGTATTCCTTAAGCCATTCTGCTTGGCATTTTCCTGAGCATCCTGTACCGCGGCGGGGACTATTTCC
This region of Desulforamulus ferrireducens genomic DNA includes:
- a CDS encoding IS3 family transposase, whose translation is MKATSWGKGLEDCHFNRFAKKVQPGLQDKLEIADNWIARGYAKAFVLDTLEISESTYYHRKKKGQVPQNPRTNQGGRPIPGYSWTKDQRRVSDLEIKEWLLELISGDESVYGYRKLTTCLRRKHQLAINKKKVYRLCKELDILSPQRRVSISHPRRIAINRKVSAPNQLWEIDIKYGYIQGEDRFFYFMGILDIYDRILIDYHIGLSCEGKHAAQLIQRALWKRKLLDKEQRPVIRTDNGPQFISHVFEDACETYKIEHERIPPKTPNKNAHIESFHSILERECFSRHEFRSYQEAYKKVREFMEFYNQSRIHGSLYDLSPFEFNQQMTAGEIKPFVVKV
- a CDS encoding transposase, which translates into the protein MQRKRYPKELKDQLVREVKEAGSVVQVAKRHGINDRTLSRWVRESKYSSWEKAPDEAKKMQAYVPSPQEFREMEKENNQLKQLLGEKDLKIAILTDLLKKSNPGFKTNLK
- the tnpA gene encoding IS66 family insertion sequence element accessory protein TnpA, with the translated sequence MTNSDKRALVEECRKSAMTAKEWCASKGINYSTYMQWLFSPLTRFESSTLIEVK